The following proteins are encoded in a genomic region of Methylibium petroleiphilum PM1:
- a CDS encoding ParB/RepB/Spo0J family partition protein, translating to MSDSLPREIRQIPLDRIDVLNPRERNAKAFADIVANIKAIGLKKPIVVTPRPSDDGSDRYLLVCGEGRMKAFNALGQATIPALVVEVDDEDAFIMSLTENVARRQWRPLELLAGIEQLLARGYNPRQISVKTGLTFSYVQGIVSLIKGGEQRLLVAVEKGDVPLNAALAIVGAGDDDKAVQAALQEAYEAGTLRGRKLIDTRRVLERRSKLGRSIARRMPRGTSDVTTSSLVRTYQKEVERQKAMVRKATIAQQRLLFTVSALQELFKDDNFVNLLRAEGLDTLPRYLAERVWTDGRRT from the coding sequence GTGAGCGATTCGCTGCCCCGGGAGATTCGCCAGATTCCGCTGGATCGCATCGACGTCTTGAATCCCCGCGAGCGCAACGCCAAGGCGTTTGCCGACATCGTCGCCAACATCAAGGCGATCGGCCTGAAGAAGCCGATCGTGGTGACACCGCGACCGTCTGACGATGGTTCCGATCGGTATCTTCTGGTCTGCGGCGAAGGCCGCATGAAGGCGTTCAACGCGCTCGGCCAGGCCACGATTCCCGCCCTTGTGGTCGAGGTTGACGATGAGGATGCCTTCATCATGAGTCTGACCGAGAACGTTGCTCGGCGGCAATGGAGGCCGTTGGAACTGCTTGCAGGCATCGAGCAGTTGCTGGCGCGCGGCTACAACCCTCGACAGATCAGCGTCAAGACGGGCCTGACCTTCAGCTACGTGCAGGGAATCGTCAGTCTGATCAAAGGTGGCGAGCAACGCCTGCTCGTCGCTGTCGAAAAGGGCGACGTGCCGCTCAACGCGGCCCTCGCAATCGTCGGCGCCGGTGATGACGACAAGGCTGTTCAGGCTGCGCTGCAGGAAGCCTATGAGGCCGGCACACTCCGCGGACGGAAGCTGATCGATACACGGCGCGTGCTTGAGCGGCGATCCAAGCTGGGCCGATCCATCGCTCGACGAATGCCCCGAGGGACGAGCGACGTGACGACGTCGAGCCTGGTACGCACCTACCAGAAGGAGGTGGAGCGGCAGAAGGCGATGGTTCGGAAGGCCACCATCGCGCAGCAGCGACTACTGTTCACCGTCAGTGCCCTGCAGGAGTTGTTCAAGGACGACAACTTCGTCAACTTGCTCCGTGCAGAGGGGCTGGACACACTGCCCAGGTACCTCG